The following coding sequences are from one Epinephelus fuscoguttatus linkage group LG7, E.fuscoguttatus.final_Chr_v1 window:
- the LOC125892260 gene encoding B-cell receptor CD22-like: MSLTAAASGLVVLLLSVQVVQGQSDGGVTYTSTQICAIKGSTVIIPCTYRYPSRMKDRNTTVEKSLWFTKMNGTVPVDLTADPEYSGRVQYNPANNLCTLRLTDLRESDSAEYMFMFITNQPDGRFIGSPGVTLSVSEPHLEMRVISHLHYATYLEDYIWEEPKLKCLSSCRLPDYPSFIFYKNGQKMSEATHSEETHAADSYSCALEGYEAFPSPPVCINDESCNRVTYTDRSVCAVRGSLVNISCTYNNNETITSKFWFRPEGRDQRKNPEDLREDSQYAGRVQIIETERGRSTLRIADLRESDSAAYHFKFKTQSFEWRSSLPGTNLTVTALQVQVTRITVQQSHTDAELKCHSSCSPAGHPSYVWFKNGEEMMGVETSSIKAQLYPADNISCAVKGHQEFPSPAVYAPKLPSVSVNPSAEIVEGSSVTLTCSSDANPAAKYTWYKENGNPDVISVSEEPQLVFSSIQSSDSGQYHCAAENELGRRASSHITINVKYAPKLPSVSVNPSAEIVEGSSVTLTCSSDANPAANYTWYKENEDSPKASGQIFTITDVRPEHSGNYYCEAENTRGRHYSALQLTVVADKLMMTMNILRLTLVVVMPTLLLLYSLWMRRQKTLSSTEPYEDIETVELESDPDYVNVSAVDTVSAGQRRHRGAARLGVKVM, encoded by the exons ATGAGTTTAACAGCAGCAGCGAGTGGACTTGTtgtcctccttctctctgtacAAG TGGTACAGGGTCAGAGTGACGGGGGAGTGACTTACACTTCCACTCAGATCTGTGCCATCAAAGGATCCACAGTGATTATACCCTGTACATACAGATACCCATCCAGAATGAAGGACCGCAACACTACAGTTGAGAAATCATTGTGGTTTACTAAAATGAATGGAACTGTTCCTGTGGATCTGACAGCAGACCCAGAGTATTCAGGCCGTGTGCAGTACAATCCTGCGAACAACCTCTGCACTCTGAGACTCACAGACCTGAGAGAGAGTGACTCAGCTGAgtacatgttcatgttcataacAAACCAACCAGATGGGAGATTTATTGGTTCACCTGGAGTCACTTTGTCTGTCTCAG AACCACATCTCGAGATGCGGGTGATCAGTCATTTACATTATGCTACATATCTTGAAGATTATATCTGGGAAGAGCCGAAGCTGAAGTGCCTAAGCAGTTGTCGTCTACCTGATTAtccttcattcatcttctacAAGAATGGACAGAAAATGTCAGAAGCGACACATTCAGAGGAAACTCATGCAGCAGACAGCTATTCCTGTGCTCTTGAAGGATACGAGGCTTTCCCCTCTCCTCCGGTGT GTATCAATGATGAATCCTGCAACAGAGTGACGTACACTGACAGAAGCGTCTGTGCCGTCAGAGGCTCATTGGTGAACATTTCTTGCACATACAACAACAATGAAACCATCACATCTAAATTCTGGTTCCGTCCTGAAGGTAGAGATCAGCGGAAGAATCCTGAGGACCTTAGAGAAGACTCCCAGTATGCAGGTCGTGTTCAGATcattgagacagagagaggacgcTCCACTCTGAGAATCGCCGACCTGAGAGAGAGCGATTCAGCCGCGTATCACTTCAAATTCAAGACACAAAGCTTTGAATGGAGGAGTAGTTTACCTGGTACAAATCTGACTGTCACAG CTCTCCAGGTGCAGGTGACCAGAATAACAGTCCAGCAGTCTCACACCGATGCAGAGCTGAAGtgtcacagcagctgcagtccAGCTGGTCATCCTTCCTACGTCTGGTTCAAGAATGGAGAGGAGATGATGGGTGTGGAGACATCTAGTATTAAGGCTCAGCTTTATCCTGCAGACAACATCTCCTGTGCTGTAAAGGGACATCAGGAATTCCCCTCTCCTGCAGTGT ATGCTCCaaagcttccctctgtgtcagtgaatCCTTCTGCTGAGATCGTGGAGGGCAgttcagtgactctgacctgtagcagtgatgctaacccagcagctaaATACACCTGGTACAAGGAGAATGGAAATCCAGATGTTATATCTGTCAGTGAAGAACCACAGCTTGTCTTCAGCTCCATCCAGTCCTCTGACTCTGGACAGTATCACTGTGCAGCTGAGAACGAGCTGGGGAGGAGGGCGTCTAGTCACATCACCATTAATGTGAAAT atgctccaaagcttccctctgtgtcagtgaatCCTTCTGCTGAGATTGTGGAGGGCAgttcagtgactctgacctgtagcagtgatgctaacccagcagctaaCTACACCTGGTACAAGGAGAATGAAGACTCACCAAAAGCATCAGGACAGATCTTCACCATCACTGACGTCAGACCTGAACACAGTGGGAATTACTACTGTGAAGCTGAGAACACAAGAGGACGTCATTACTCCGCCTTACAACTGACAGTTGTGGCAG ATAAATTAATGATGACCATGAATATCCTCAGGCTGACTCTGGTGGTTGTGATGCCGACTCTACTGCTTCTTTATTCCCTGTGGATGAG GAGGCAGAAAACTTTGAGCTCCACTGAGCCATATGAAGACATAGAGACTGTGGAG TTGGAGTCTGATCCTGATTATGTCAACGTCTCAGCAGTGGACACCGTCAGTGCAGGACAGAGAAGACACAGAGGAGCAGCAAGACTTGGTGTGAAGGTCATGTAA
- the LOC125892289 gene encoding galactose-specific lectin nattectin-like, with amino-acid sequence MASSLHLIAVLCLTSGLWIGNAQCQDCCDPCKTCPSGWTQYKDNCYMYHHAPKDWADAERACIALGGNLASIANLGEHDFLKALINRVTDKNDQTWVGAHDTAKEGVWMWSNGHKYINFKGLWGPGEPNNGRRKEHCMEMNYRGKPNDNACTIKKPYVCGRQL; translated from the exons ATGGCATCAAGTCTTCATTTGATTGCGGTCCTCTGTTTGACCAGTGGACTGTGGATTGGAAAT GCACAGTGTCAAG ACTGCTGTGACCCCTGTAAGACCTGCCCTTCTGGTTGGACCCAGTATAAAGATAACTGTTACATGTACCACCATGCTCCAAAGGACTGGGCTGATGCAGAG CGTGCCTGCATTGCCCTCGGTGGGAATTTGGCTTCGATTGCTAACCTAGGTGAGCACGACTTTCTCAAAGCCCTGATCAACAGAGTGACTgacaaaaatgaccaaactTGGGTTGGAGCCCATGACACGGCAAAG gagggtgtgtggatgtggagTAATGGTCACAAGTACATAAACTTTAAAGGTCTGTGGGGCCCAGGAGAGCCCAACAACGGTCGCCGGAAGGAACACTGCATGGAGATGAACTACAGGG GTAAACCTAACGACAATGCTTGCACCATAAAGAAACCTTATGTTTGTGGAAGGCAGCTGTGA